The Myroides fluvii region TAAATCGACAAAATCACAACGAAACATGTCCTTGACTACATCTATACCTATTTGCTCAATTTCATCATAATACTTGTTATTCGGGCATTGGTCGACTGCACGACCACCTCATACTGCAGATTTTGTTCTGTACGCACTTCGCGTTTACTGTTTTTCTGTTGACTATAGCCAACTACACCCATAGTAACGACTAAAACACTTAACAGTACCAATTGCATTTTTTCAACATAATTTCCACCTTTTAAATTCATTTACAAATCTTACCCTCGCAAGATTTTTCTAAATACTTCAACATCAAAAAAAAATCCATTTTGCTGTTATACACGAAATATATCAGCAATAAGCTGTCAATATTTGATGAATAAAAACCCATCCCCTCCTTCACCTAAATCCAACAAAAAAAGGCTGTCTAAAAAGCTTAAAACACAAAACCCCAGCTAAAAAAGCGGGGTTTCTTCATTGTTTGTCTTCAAAAACAATTATCTGCAAGTATTTTATGTAGCTTTCCGATAATAGTTTACCTAATCATCGTATGACTAATTATTTTCGATCAAAGCTTTTGAAAGGTCAGATTTATGAGCTTTTTGCAGCTATTTTGATTTTTTTATTTTCACTATACCTATATAACACTCTGTAGTTGTTGAGATTCTTCTTATGGGCCATTACATCTTCATTATGAGTCTGTTTTATCTTGTTTTATGCTTGTTCGGTAAAAGGCCCTAAACCAAGCAAACTCAAAGCAAACCCAAAAGGAACTATAAACTTTCTTTTTTTTCGGATAAACATAAGGGGGGAAGGGTAATTCGCCCTATAACACGAAAATTTGTTTCAAAAGACAATCGCACGCCTAAAAAACAACTCCATAAAACAGTCTAAAGCTAAATTGCGTTTTACATGCGTTAAATCTCAATTGAAATCAGAAAAGCTGATTTTATCAAAAAGCAAGAGGGTGACCTTTTGGGACACCCTCTATTCTTATTTCGTTTTTTAAAATTACAGTTTCTTTGTCAAGTATTTTGTACTTACAGTGAAATACTCGCAACTAAAATGTTTCCATTTGCTTTAGATGTTTCCACTACTTTTCCGTTTTTCACGACTTCCAAAGTTAAGACACCTGTTTTATCCTCTTGGTTTAATGTTCCTCCAGTAACTGAAACAGCGACAACTTTTTTCCCTGAGAACGACTTAGACCATTCTTTTTTCCCTAAATCTGCAATTGTTTCGGTAGTGCCACCTTCTACAACAACAATAGTGTTTAATACAGCGTTATCCGATGTTTTAGCCACAATTTCATAACTTGATTCGCTTGAAGAATTATCGTCACTACTACATGAATAAACTCCCATGGAAACCATCGCACATACAAGTGCAATTTTAACCTTTTTCATCATACTTTTTAGTTTTTATTATTGTTTACAAATGCAAATAAAACAAGGATTCTCAAGCTGTACAACATTTTTTTTTGAATCGGCAAAACTTCATCACCTTGCGTATTTTTTCCACAATTCCACCCCTAAATCCATCCTTTCTTTATGACAAAATACGATCCGTTTTCAGCATTTCTTCCTCGCTCCATGGTGCTTCCTCGACAAGGTCTTGTTAGCGCTCCCTAAACTTAGTTTAGCAGACGACCCGTTAAAAAAAACAAAACAGAAACTTAGATAAGGGAGGTACGAATATTTTTTCATACTTTTGCTCCTATTGAATAATTTTACGGAAAACAAGAACTTATGAGAACGATTCAATTTAGAGAGGCCGTATGTGAAGCTATGAGCGAAGAAATGCGCCACGATGAAACCATATATTTAATTGGGGAAGAAGTAGCAGAGTATAATGGTGCATATAAAGCTTCAAAAGGTATGTTGGACGAATTCGGTCCTAAACGCGTAATTGACGCTCCTATTGCAGAACTTGGTTTTGCTGGGATTGCCGTTGGTTCTGCCATGAATGGAAACCGTCCAATTGTTGAATTTATGACATTCAACTTCTCTTTAGTAGGAATCGACCAAATAATAAACAACGCAGCTAAAATGCGTCAAATGTCAGGTGGTCAATTCAACATTCCCATTGTATTTCGCGGGCCAACTGCTTCCGCTGGACAATTAGGTGCAACGCACTCTCAAGCTTTTGAAAATTGGTATGCAAACGTACCAGGATTAAAAGTGGTAGTCCCTTCTAATCCATACGATGCAAAAGGATTATTAAAAGCGGCTATTCGCGATAATGACCCTGTTATTTTCATGGAATCAGAGCAAATGTATGGAGATAAAGGTGAAGTGCCTGATGGAGAATATACGATTCCTTTAGGTGTTGCTGATATTAAAAAAGCAGGAAAAGATGTTACCATTGTTTCTTTTGGTAAAATCATCAAAGAAGCGCTGAAAGCAGCTGAAGAATTAGAGAAAGAAGGCATTTCTTGTGAAGTAATTGACTTGCGAACAGTACGTCCATTAGATCAAGAAGCTATTTTAACTTCTGTAAAGAAAACGAATCGCTTAGTTATCTTGGAAGAAGCTTGGCCATTTGGAAGTATTTCTTCAGAAATCACTTATTTGGTTCAGGAACAAGCATTTGACCATTTAGATGCTCCAATTCAAAGAATTACAACTGCAGATACACCTGCACCTTATTCACCTGTTTTACTTGAACAATGGTTGCCTAATGCAAACGACGTAATCAAGGCAGTGAAAAAAGTACTATACAGATAAACTTTTTTAAGTAAAAAAATATTGTATATTTGAATTACTCCATCTTATTTTTAATAGGATGGAGTTTTTTGTTTACTCCCAAATTGACTATGAGAAAAAAGATATTATTTTACCTAGTTTTCCTTTTATTAGCTAGCATTCAAGGCATTGCTCAAACAAAAGTAAGTGGTAGAATCAAAGACGCGAACCAAGTAGATGTATCTTATGCCAGTGTATATTTCAAAAATTCTACACAAGGTGTGATTGCCAATGAGCTTGGAAAGTTCTATCTGGAAACTGAAAATAACTACGATACATTAGTGGTGTCTTTCGTTGGATACAAAACAACCTACATCCCTTTAAAAAGCCGTACCAACCTCGATTTAAGCATTGCGCTACAAGAGGACAATATGCTCGAAGAAGTTCGTATTTATGCGGGTAAAACATCCAAAAAAAACAACCCTGCTCTTGATATTTTGAGAAAAATATGGGAGCGCAAACGCAAAAATGGCTTGCACATGTTCAGCCAATATGAGTTTGACAAGTACGAGAAGATTGAATTTGATTTAAACACCATTGACAGTGCTTACCGCAAGAAAAAGATTTTCAAGGGGATGGAATTCATTTTTGACCAAGTGGACACCAATCGCATTACAGGAAAAACGTACCTTCCAATTTTTCTCAATGAGAATATTGGTCAAGTATTTGGAGATAATATCGACAATAAAAAAATAGAAAAAACACTGGGAAACAAGAACTCAGGTTTTGATACCAATCAACATATTATTGAGTTTGTGAAAGATTTATATGCAGAATATAACATCTACAACAACTACATCAAGATTTTCGACAAAGATTTTGTCAGCCCCCTATCGCGAACAGGGATTAATGTCTACAACTATGTTCTAGCCGACAGTGCATTTATCGACCATAAATGGTGCTATAATATTGTGTACTACCCTAGACGAAAAGGAGAACTGACCTTCAAAGGGGATTTTTGGGTGAACGACTCCACCTTTGCTATTAAAAAAATCAACATGGAAGCCAGTCGTGATGCCAACATCAACTGGGTAAAAGAAATTTACATTGAGCAAGAATTTGACGTGCTTAATGACTCCGTCTTTTTACTGACCCGAGATCACTTCATGTCCGATTTTGCCCTTTCAAAAAAAGAAGATTCTAAGGGTATTTACGGCAAGCGAACAACTGTATACCAAAACCACCAATTCAACGTCAAACATCCAGATGAGTTTTACAAAAAGGATGTCAACGAATATGACGAATCGATTTATACGCGCTCAGATGAATTCTGGCAAACGTACCGTTTTGAGCCTCTGAGCAAAGATGAATTTGGCATTTACAAAATGTTAGACACCTTGAAAACCGTACCGAAATTCAGATTTCTATTCGACTTAACCTCTACTATTGCAAGCAATTACTACAATATCCCCAAATACAAGTTCGACTATGGTCCTATCTTTTCCACTTTTGGCTACAACGATATTGAAGGATTGCGCATGCGTGCTGGAGGAAGAACGTATTTTGGTCCAAATGACAAATGGCGTTTAGAAGGCTATGGTGCCTATGGTTTCAAAGACAATAAATTTAAATATGGAATCAGCGGAAAAGTGCTGCTCCACAGCCCCTCTCGCTTTATTCTTTTTGGAGGAAACCGCCGAGATGTAGAACAAATTGGCGTTAGTCTTACGGAGACTAACGATGTATTAGGACGCAGTTTTGCCTCTAGTTCCCTCTTTGCCAGTGGAGACAACTCTAAACTAACAGATATCAATTTATCAACCATAGGCTTAGAGATTGAACCCGCTAAGAACTTTTGCTTGCTCACTACATTCAGCTATCGCACGCTAAAACCTGCGTCTGATCTGTTTAACTTAGACTATTATGTAGATAAAGAACGAACGATTACTTCTAATGAGACCAAGCAGTCAGAAATAGAAATGGCTATTGATTATACCCCTGGAAAAAGAACGATTGGCTATGGTGTTGATCGCAAAGAAATCGACCAGAAATACTTCAAACTATACCTGCGCTATAGTCACGGCTTCAAGGGCGCACTTGACAGTAATTTCCAATATGACAAAGTACAATTCTATGCGAGAAAACCCGTTTTATTAGGAGGTTTTGGGACCTTTACCACCACAGTTGAAGCAGGTAAAACCTTTGGTGAAGTACCCTTGGGGTTACTGAGTGTTGTACCTGGAAACCAATCGTGGTTTAACATTGAAAACACCTTTGCCAACTTAAACTACTACGAATTTGTAACCAATGAATATGCCTCTATTCACCTAGAACACAATTTTGGAGGGCGTTTGCTTTCGAGAATTCCGTGGTTTAGAGATTTAAATTTGAGAGAAATCGTGGGTATTCGTGGAATATACGGGAAAATATCTCAAGAGAATATCGATTTGAACGCTTCTCAATTAGTTTACAAAGCTCCCGAAGATTTTTATTACGAATATTATGTGGGTGTGGGAAATATTTTTAAAATTTTCCGACTTGACTTAAGCTGGCGAGGAAATTATTTAGATATGCCTGATGCTAGAAAGTTCGCGATTCGAGGGTCATTCGGAATTTATTTCTAATATTCTAGATAAAACTTGGTAAAACGCACGAATTGAAGTATTTTTGCACCCATTATTAAGTTTTTTGACTATAAAAATAAATGAATATGAGTACATTCGAAACTTTTGATGCCTTCGTTGAGATTCCAGCAGGTAGTAGAAATAAATACGAATATGATTTTGATTTAAAACGATTGAGATTTGATCGTTTACTTTACTCAAACATGAGATATCCAGCTGATTATGGTTTTATTCCTGAAACTTTAGCTTTAGATGGAGATCCACTAGACGTACTAGTATTATTTACTGAGCCATCTCTTCCTGGAATGGTTGTTGAAGTAAAACCTATTGGTATTTTCTACATGGCTGACGATAAAGGACAAGATGAAAAAATTCTTTGTGTTCCTGTATCTGATCCATTGATGAACAAATTAAACGACATCAACGATGTAAACGAGCACTTCAAAAAAGAAGTAGAACATTTCTTCCAAGTGTACAAAGACTTAGAAAACAAACAAGTGACTACAAATGGTTTTGGAGACAAAGCTGCTGCTGTTAAAATGATTCAAGAATGTACAGCGCGTTTTGACAATTTAGAAAACAAAGCAGAAGGTTTATTCAGCATCCGTTACTAAGCTTAAATTTAGATTACAAAATACACAAGCTACTTCTCTATAGAAGTAGCTTTTTTTTTGACTGTTTTCTAAAAGAAAAACAAGGCAAAAAACACCTCATACCGCACCTTTAACACTATCCTCTACAAGAGCAATCCTTTTTTTTTCGCAAACAAAGCCCCACACACACTCAACTATACAAACCAAAAACTACTATTACGTACAATATTGACACATAAATAGCGTATTTAATTAAAAATTACTATTTTTCAGTTTAAATTATTTCAGATGGGAGAAGCGATAAAATTTATTAATGACCTATTATGGTCGAATGTATTCATCATCTTATGCCTTGGGGCAGGATTATTCTTTACAATTAAAACGCGATTTGTCCAGGTGCGCTATATCCGACAGATGGTCAAATTGCTCTTTACAGAAGGTTCTTCCGAAAAAGGAGTCAGTCCTTTTCAAGCCTTTAGCATTGCTATCGCAGGACGCGTGGGGGTTGGAAACATTGTGGGGGTTGCGACAGCCATTGCTTATGGGGGTCCCGGTGCCATTTTTTGGATGTGGATGATTGCCTTCTTAGGAAGCGCTTCTGCTTTTGTTGAATCGACCTTAGCTCAAATTTATAAAGTAGAAAAAAATGGACATTATTGTGGAGGTCCTGCTTTTTATATAGAAAAAGGGCTAAACAGCAAAAAACTAGCTTTGCTTTTCGCCTTTGTCACCATCCTTAGTTGTGTTTTATTTTTACCGAGCATTCAAGGAAATAGCATTTCAATTAGCATCAAAGATGCCTTCCATGTCCCGCAGTGGATGACTGGTTTAGCCCTTTGTGTTTTACTAAGTCTAACAGTGTTTGGTGGTGCCAAAAAAATAGGTCGCATTGCTCAAGTAGTTGTGCCTTTCATGGCGGTGATATACATCATAATGGCCGTGAT contains the following coding sequences:
- a CDS encoding pyruvate dehydrogenase complex E1 component subunit beta, giving the protein MRTIQFREAVCEAMSEEMRHDETIYLIGEEVAEYNGAYKASKGMLDEFGPKRVIDAPIAELGFAGIAVGSAMNGNRPIVEFMTFNFSLVGIDQIINNAAKMRQMSGGQFNIPIVFRGPTASAGQLGATHSQAFENWYANVPGLKVVVPSNPYDAKGLLKAAIRDNDPVIFMESEQMYGDKGEVPDGEYTIPLGVADIKKAGKDVTIVSFGKIIKEALKAAEELEKEGISCEVIDLRTVRPLDQEAILTSVKKTNRLVILEEAWPFGSISSEITYLVQEQAFDHLDAPIQRITTADTPAPYSPVLLEQWLPNANDVIKAVKKVLYR
- a CDS encoding inorganic diphosphatase; translation: MSTFETFDAFVEIPAGSRNKYEYDFDLKRLRFDRLLYSNMRYPADYGFIPETLALDGDPLDVLVLFTEPSLPGMVVEVKPIGIFYMADDKGQDEKILCVPVSDPLMNKLNDINDVNEHFKKEVEHFFQVYKDLENKQVTTNGFGDKAAAVKMIQECTARFDNLENKAEGLFSIRY
- a CDS encoding DUF5686 and carboxypeptidase-like regulatory domain-containing protein; amino-acid sequence: MRKKILFYLVFLLLASIQGIAQTKVSGRIKDANQVDVSYASVYFKNSTQGVIANELGKFYLETENNYDTLVVSFVGYKTTYIPLKSRTNLDLSIALQEDNMLEEVRIYAGKTSKKNNPALDILRKIWERKRKNGLHMFSQYEFDKYEKIEFDLNTIDSAYRKKKIFKGMEFIFDQVDTNRITGKTYLPIFLNENIGQVFGDNIDNKKIEKTLGNKNSGFDTNQHIIEFVKDLYAEYNIYNNYIKIFDKDFVSPLSRTGINVYNYVLADSAFIDHKWCYNIVYYPRRKGELTFKGDFWVNDSTFAIKKINMEASRDANINWVKEIYIEQEFDVLNDSVFLLTRDHFMSDFALSKKEDSKGIYGKRTTVYQNHQFNVKHPDEFYKKDVNEYDESIYTRSDEFWQTYRFEPLSKDEFGIYKMLDTLKTVPKFRFLFDLTSTIASNYYNIPKYKFDYGPIFSTFGYNDIEGLRMRAGGRTYFGPNDKWRLEGYGAYGFKDNKFKYGISGKVLLHSPSRFILFGGNRRDVEQIGVSLTETNDVLGRSFASSSLFASGDNSKLTDINLSTIGLEIEPAKNFCLLTTFSYRTLKPASDLFNLDYYVDKERTITSNETKQSEIEMAIDYTPGKRTIGYGVDRKEIDQKYFKLYLRYSHGFKGALDSNFQYDKVQFYARKPVLLGGFGTFTTTVEAGKTFGEVPLGLLSVVPGNQSWFNIENTFANLNYYEFVTNEYASIHLEHNFGGRLLSRIPWFRDLNLREIVGIRGIYGKISQENIDLNASQLVYKAPEDFYYEYYVGVGNIFKIFRLDLSWRGNYLDMPDARKFAIRGSFGIYF